The Etheostoma spectabile isolate EspeVRDwgs_2016 chromosome 23, UIUC_Espe_1.0, whole genome shotgun sequence genome includes a window with the following:
- the fbxo18 gene encoding F-box DNA helicase 1: MEMAVKGKAKRRHLNAEECDELGQSAAGTGALTQPHTVNQGRGNCDPGRRLYPRTPTKRRKCASASGSPAKQQGIDNFFSVTGVLCSSPHKSSLPCSSTSTNSLNGELFPEKEPKVVEDEDDDVSLLAAPFVAEEEDEVDDLSLLAAEMMPQPETRKEEVVDYLEGMTAEMFGDEDEFDRCGAGIHEEEEEVEALPDAHYGLLGSSRVLLLPQGCMDDLPEEVLRQILCLVPAQDLYRSVSLVCHQWRNIVQDTKFVPFKKQYYRYTMREERTVLEINLILKSSRITALASSEHSIRHLVVLMAQHKVGERVRPEDVLESAKKHRLFPQAEASIRLRIPDIQKFHNLGIEGPNPYAAMAVILILSESVGDVRALVSLLSSCMSHTAITEYLSHMAMMLLAIKRSNIKISNRLHYNIYYVLHLMENGPFSVGSSQSGRPQIQLTREQQQILSHNIQEDHVVKIVAFAGTGKTTTLVKYAEQRPHLRFLYVAFNKSVANEAQRRFPSNVACKTVHSLAFAEVGRRYNSRQNLTFNLKPFAISSVLPQGRGGFSKAKVVTTTLNTFMASTDETINTSHVPCTRRAKNHLRELICEEEKKLFVEDATMIWHKMKDLNETKKEAYYMTHDGYLKLWQLQIPKPCLSDQFDVLFIDEAQDCTPAIMDVLLSQRCGKILVGDPHQQIYTFKGAVNALNIVDHTHIFYLTQSFRFGAEIAYVGATILEVCKGVEKILVGGKQKGGVCDETADKVAAAMKTGVSLCRGKTAILSRCNVSVFSEAVRLTDSNPHCRVHFIGGVAGIGLNRIMDVWHLMQGGKFIKDPLIRSFAKRNPEGPFLALKKYVEQTEDLELDAKVSIVEKYGKRIPELAKRLESCFEGDYNKADFIVGTVHKAKGLEFDTVMVTDDFAKVPSSEHNLHHNPNFSFADIVDDEWHLLYVAVTRAKTSLIITKTIRRILTVAGEYLLKSEMPSTLMKAGDPLPCCVTDCPNCTTPGSAFIMCKQKMKCSDGVSAGGPLCERCVWTRIGSMAFLMTDDVLSMAEIPRRLGQQVHHMMLLALF, translated from the exons ATGGAGATGGCTGTTAAAG GAAAGGCCAAAAGGCGACACCTGAATGCAGAGGAGTGTGATGAACTGGGACAAAGTGCAGCGGGCACTGGTGCCCTCACCCAGCCCCACACTGTCAACCAGGGACGCGGCAATTGTGACCCAGGCCGGAGGCTTTACCCCAGGACACCCACCAAGCGACGGAAGTGTG CATCTGCCTCAGGAAGTCCTGCCAAACAACAGGGCATCGACAACTTTTTCTCCGTGACAGGAGTCCTTTGCTCTAGTCCGCACAAATCCTCCCTGCCCTGCTCGTCCACCAGCACAAATAGTCTCAATGGAGAGCTCTTTCCTGAAAAAGAGCCCAAGGTTGTGGAAGACGAGGATGACGATGTCAGCCTGTTAGCTGCCCCTTTTGTGgcagaggaggaagacgagGTTGACGATTTGAGCCTCTTAGCTGCCGAGATGATGCCACAGCCTGAGACAAGGAAGGAGGAAGTGGTGGATTATCTGGAGGGAATGACAGCAGAGATGTTTGGGGATGAGGATGAATTTGACCGATGTGGCGCGGGCATTcacgaggaggaagaggaggtggaggccCTCCCTGACGCCCACTATGGGCTGCTGGGCAGCAGCCGAGTTCTGCTGCTGCCGCAGGGCTGCATGGACGACCTTCCAGAGGAGGTGCTGAGGCAGATACTGTGCCTGGTCCCGGCCCAGGACCTCTACCGCAGTGTCAGCCTCGTCTGCCATCAATGGAGGAACATCGTCCAGGACACCAAG TTTGTCCCGTTCAAGAAACAATACTACCGCTACACGATGAGGGAGGAGAGAACAGTGCTGGAGATCAACCTCATCCTGAAGAGCAGCAGAATAACAGCTCTTGCATCATCGGAGCACAGCATACGGCACCTTGTTGT TTTAATGGCCCAGCATAAAGTCGGGGAGCGGGTGAGGCCGGAGGACGTTCTGGAGTCTGCTAAGAAACATCGCCTTTTTCCTCAAGCTGAGGCCTCCATAAGATTACGCATTCCTGATATTCAGAAGTTCCATAACCTCGGCATTGAG GGTCCCAACCCATACGCGGCCATGGCTGTCATACTGATCCTTAGTGAGAGTGTTGGAGACGTGCGGGCCTTGGTGTCTCTGCTCAGCAGCTGCATGTCGCACACCGCCATCACAGAGTACCTCAGCCACATGGCCATGATGCTGCTCGCCATAAAGAGGAGCAACATCAAGATCAGTAACAG GTTGCATTACAACATCTACTACGTCCTTCACCTGATGGAGAACGGACCCTTTTCTGTTGGCTCCAGTCAGAGCGG GCGGCCCCAGATTCAGCTCACACGTGAACAGCAACAGATCCTCAGCCACAACATCCAGGAAGACCATGTGGTCAAGATTGTGGCTTTTGCAG GTACAGGGAAGACGACCACGCTGGTGAAATACGCTGAGCAGCGACCACACCTCCGCTTCCTGTATGTGGCCTTCAACAAGTCAGTGGCCAATGAGGCGCAGCGACGCTTCCCCAGCAACGTGGCCTGCAAGACTGTCCACTCATTGGCCTTCGCTGAAGTTGGGAGGAG ATATAATTCTCGTCAGAACCTGACCTTCAACCTGAAGCCATTCGCCATCAGCTCTGTTCTGCCTCAGGGCCGCGGTGGCTTTAGCAAGGCCAAAGTGGTGACCACAACTCTCAACACCTTTATGGCGTCAACAGACGAGACTATCAATACCAGCCATGTCCCCTGCACCCGCAGGGCCAAGAACCACCTCAGAGAGTTAATATgcgaggaggaaaaaaag TTGTTTGTGGAAGACGCAACGATGATCTGGCACAAAATGAAGGATCTcaacgagacaaaaaaagaagcctACTACATGACCCACGATG GTTACCTTAAGTTATGGCAGCTCCAAATCCCAAAGCCCTGCTTGTCTGACCAATTCGATGTCCTTTTCATTGACGAGGCCCAAGATTGCACTCCAG CCATCATGGATGTGCTTCTGTCTCAGCGCTGTGGGAAAATCCTGGTTGGAGATCCTCATCAGCAGATCTACACCTTCAAAGGAGCTGTCAATGCCCTGAACATTGTTGACCACACTCACATCTTCTACCTGACACAA AGCTTTCGGTTTGGTGCTGAGATTGCCTACGTGGGCGCCACCATCCTCGAAGTGTGCAAGGGAGTGGAGAAGATTCTAGTAGGAGGAAAGCAAAAAG gaggtgtgtgtgaCGAGACTGCAGACAAGGTTGCAGCAGCTATGAAGACTGGCGTCAGTCTTTGCCGGGGGAAGACGGCCATCTTGTCACGATGCAATGTTAGTGTGTTCAGTGAAGCCGTCCGGCTGACTGATTCCAACCCACACTGCCGGGTCCACTTCATAGGA GGTGTCGCAGGTATCGGCCTGAATAGGATCATGGACGTCTGGCATCTGATGCAAGGGGGGAAAT TCATCAAGGATCCTTTGATCCGCTCCTTCGCCAAGAGAAACCCGGAAGGGCCCTTCTTGGCCCTGAAGAAGTACGTTGAACAGACCGAAGACCTTGAGCTGGATGCCAAAGTCAGTATCGTTGAAAAATATGGGAAGCGCATCCCCGAACTGGCCAAGCGCCTGGAAAGTTGCTTTGAAGGTGACTACAACAAAGCAG ACTTCATAGTTGGAACAGTCCACAAGGCTAAAGGTCTGGAGTTTGACACGGTGATGGTCACCGATGACTTTGCCAAGGTTCCCTCTTCAGAGCACAACCTGCACCACAATCCCAACTTCTCGTTCG CGGATATTGTAGACGATGAGTGGCACCTGCTGTATGTGGCGGTGACTCGTGCCAAGACGTCTCTTATCATCACTAAGACCATCCGTCGCATCCTCACAGTGGCTGGG GAATACTTGCTGAAGTCTGAGATGCCCAGCACCTTGATGAAGGCGGGCGATCCTCTGCCGTGCTGTGTCACAGACTGTCCCAACTGCACCACGCCCGGCTCAGCATTCATCATGTGCAAACAAAAGATGAAATGT TCTGATGGTGTGTCTGCTGGCGGCCCATTGTGCGAGCGGTGTGTGTGGACGCGCATTGGCTCAATGGCCTTCCTCATGACCGACGACGTGCTCTCGATGGCGGAAATACCACGAAGACTTGGCCAGCAGGTGCACCACATGATGCTACTGGCACTTTTTTAA